The sequence TTGGCGGCCTGCTGCAGGACGTCGGCAGCCTGCCGCTGCTCGCCGAACTGGAGCGCTGGCCGCAGCAGTCGCGCGAGCAGGATTCGCTGAATCAGCTGTGCGAGTGGCTGTCCGGCGACATAGGCGTGGTCATCATGACCGTCTGGAAGCTGCCCACCAACCTGATCGAATGCGCCCGCCAGCGCACCTGCTGGAGCCGCGAAACGACCGGTGAGATCGACCTGGCCGACCTGGTGCAGATCGCCCACCACCTGCGCAACCCGCAGCTGGCCGACGACGCCCTGGCGAAATTGCCGGCCTTCGCCCGCCTGCGCAGCCTCTGCCCCGCGCTGCCGACCTCGATGGAGCGCCTGCGCGAAGAGCTGGCCGGCGACTTCCAGGGCTGGCGCCAACTGCTCGGCAACCGCTGATCAGCCCTGGTGCAGCGCCCGGTAGTGACTGGGCGCCATGCCCACCACGCGCTTGAACAACCGCGAAAAGTAGTAGGCATCGGCATAGCCGAGCTGCTCGGCGACCTGGCGCACTTCCAGATGCCCCTGGTCGAGCAGGCGGCAGGCATGGGTCATCTTCAAGCGGATGAAATCCTGGATCGGCGCCTGGCCGGTCAGCGCCCGGTAGGTCTTGGCGAAATGGAAACGCGACAAGTGGAACTGCGCAGCCAGCTCGTCGAGGTTGAGCGTCGAATCCAGGTGCTCGCGCATCAGCGCCTGTACCGCTTCGATATCCAGCACCCCGCCTGACTTCAGTCGCGCCCGCACCGGGCGCAGCGCCAGGGACGTGAGCAGGCTTTGCAACAGATGCGCGGCGTGGATGAAGTGCGGCAGGCTCAAGCCCTGGCGACGCAGCGCCAGCAAGGCGTCGAACTCCCCGCGCAGGCGCGGCTGCACGCCGATGCGCAGGCGCGGCGACTTGCCCAGCGGCCGCAGGAACTCCTCGGCCAGCCCGCCTTCCAGGTGTACCCAGAAGATCGACCAGGGCCGCTCGGCGGAAGCGCCATAGGCGTGCGCCTGGCCCTTCGGCAACACCAGCAGGTCGCCAGCCATGACATCGAATCGTCCATCCCCGATCTCCAGCCAACCCTCCCCCGCGCTGCAGTAGATCAGCAGGTGATCGTCAGGGACCTGGCGCTGCATGAGGTGCCCGGACGCCGCCGGGTAGTAGCCCAGGGCGAGCGGATAGCAGGCCTGACCGAGCGGGTGACGGGCCAACGCGCGGCGCAGGCGCGGCGGCGTGATGAAACGGACGCCCTGCTGCGGCAGGGGCCAGGTGGACAGGAGCGGACTGCCGGACATCGCGATCACGACCTCGATAATGCATTGCTCAACACCAAGATCGTCCATCCCGCGAGCAAGATCGTCAATCCACAGCGCCCCCCGGCTCGCGCTATAACCGCAGCAGGCTGTCCCATTTCACAAGAACAAACCGAGGAAGCGCCCCCATGGATTTCGATCTCAGCGAAGAACAGCGCCTGCTGGTGGAAAGCGCCCGCGCCTTCGCCTCTCGCGAACTCGCCCCGCACGCGGCGGACTGGGACCGCGAGCACCACTTCCCGGTAGAGGTGATTCGCCGCGCCGCCGAGCAGGGCTACCTGGGCCTGTACATCGCCGAGGACGACGGCGGCCTGGGCCTGTCGCGGCTCTCCGCCTCGCTGATCTTCGAGCAACTGGCTGCCGGCTGCGTCGCCACCACCGCCTACATGACCATCCACAACATGGCTACCTGGATGCTCGCCTCCTTCGGTGACGCGGCGCTCAAGGAACAGTGGCTGCCCGGCCTGATCGGCGGCGAGCTGCTCGCTTCTTATTGCCTCACCGAACCGGACGCCGGCTCCGACGCCGCGCACCTACGCACCCGCGCTCGCCGCGACGGCGAGGAGTACGTGCTGGACGGCGCCAAGACCTTCATCTCCGGCGCCGGCTCCACCGACGTGCTGATCGTCATGGCGCGCACCGGCGAGGACGGCGCCAAGGGCATTTCCTGCTTCCTGGTGCCGGCCAATGCCGAAGGCGTCCGCTACGGCCGCAACGAAGACAAGATGGGCTGGAAGGCCCAGCCGACCCGTACCATCACCTTCGAGGGCGTGCGTATCCCGGCGGGCAACCGCATCGGCCCGGAAGGCCATGGCTTCGTCTACGCCATGAAGGGCCTGGACGGCGGCCGCCTGAACATTGCCAGCTGCTCCCTCGGCGCGGCACAAGCGGCGCTGGAGCAATCGCTGCGCTACGTCGAGGAGCGCAAGCAGTTCGGCAAGGCCCTGGCCGAGTTCCAGGCCCTGCAGTTCAAGCTCGCCGACATGCTCACCGATCTCACCGCCAGCCGGCAGATGGTGCGCCTGGCCGCGCACAAGCTGGACCACAAGGACGGCGAGGCCACGCTCTTCTGCGCCATGGCCAAGCGTTTCGCCACCGACCGCTGCTTCGCCCTGTGCAACGAGGCGCTGCAACTGCACGGCGGCTACGGCTACCTCAACGACTACCCGCTGGAGCGCTGGGTGCGCGACAGCCGCGTGCACCAGATCCTCGAAGGCACCAACGAGATCATGCGGGTGATAGTCGCCCGCCGCCTGCTCGACCAGGGCGGGATGCTGGATCGCCTGCTGTAACGCTTCCACAGGAAAAAACGCCCACCGCACGGGCGCCAACTGAACAGATCGGACATGGACGCGCGCAACCGCGCCCGCCTAGAGTCCAACGACATACGCCCGCCGAGCGCGGCCATCGATAAGGAGAACGCCATGAGCACCGCCGTCGAACCCTACAAGCCCGGCCTCTTCGACCTGACCCACAAGCTCACCGTGGAGAAGCACGGCCACACCGCGCTGATCACCATCAACCATCCGCCGGCCAACACCTGGGACCGCGACTCGCTGATCGGCCTGCGCCAGCTGGTCGAACACCTGAATCGCGACGACGACATCTACGCCCTGGTGATCACCGGCCAGGGGCCGAAGTTCTTCTCCGCCGGCGCCGATCTGAACATGTTCGCCGATGGCGACAAGGCCCGCGCCCGCGAGATGGCGCGCCGCTTCGGCGAAGCCTTCGAGGCCCTGCGCGATTTCCGTGGCGTGTCCATCGCCGCGATTAACGGCTACGCCATGGGCGGCGGCCTGGAATGCGCCCTGGCCTGCGACATCCGCATCGCCGAGCGCCACGCGCAGATGGCCCTGCCGGAAGCCGCGGTGGGCCTGCTGCCCTGCGCCGGCGGCACCCAGGCGCTGGCCTGGCTGGTCGGCGAAGGCTGGGCCAAGCGCATGATCCTCTGCGGCGAGCGCATAGACGCCGATACCGCGCAACGCATCGGCTTGGTCGAGCAGGTGGTGGACAGCGGCGAGGCCCGCGGTACCGCCCTGCTGCTGGCGTCCAAGGTGGCGCGGCAGAGCCCGGTGGCCGTGCGCACCATCAAGCCGCTGATCCAGGGCGCCCGCGAGCGTGGGCCGAACACCTGGCTGAGCGAGGAGCGCGAGCGCTTCGTCGACCTGTTCGACGCCGACGACACCCGCGAGGGCGTCAACGCCTTCCTCGAGAAGCGCGAGCCGAACTGGCGCAACAAATAAGGAAAGGGCCATGAACGTACTCTTCGAGGAACGCTCCGGACTGCACGGCTACCGCATCGGCATCGCCACCCTCGACGCGGAAAAGAGCCTCAACGCCCTCAGCCTGCCGATGATCGAGGCCCTGGCCCAGCGCCTGAAGCTGTGGCGCGAGGACCCGCACATCGCCTGCGTGCTGCTTCGCGGCGCGGGCGCCAAGGCGTTCTGTGCCGGCGGCGACGTGCGCAAGCTGGTCGATGCCTGCCGCGAACACCCCGGCGAGGTGCCTGAACTCGCGCGGCGCTTCTTCGCCGACGAATACCGCCTCGACCACCTCATCCACACCTTCGGCAAGCCGCTGATCTGCTGGGCCCACGGCTACGTGATGGGCGGCGGCATGGGCCTGATGCAGGGCGCCGGCATGCGCATCGTCACCCCGTCCAGCCGCCTGGCCATGCCGGAAATCAGCATCGGCCTGTACCCGGACGTCGGCGCCAGCTGGTTCCTCGCCCGCCTGCCGGGTCGCCTGGGCCTGTTCCTCGGCCTGGGCGCGACCCAGCTGAACGCCCGCGACGCCCTGGACCTCGACCTCGCCGACCGCTTCCTCCTCGACAACCAGCAGGACGCCCTGCTCGCCGGACTGGTGCAACTGAACTGGCGCGAGCAGCCGGAAGTGCAACTGCACAGCCTGCTGCGCGCCCTGGAGCACGAAGCCCGGGGCGAACTGCCCGAGGCCCAGCTGCTGCCGCGCCGCGAACGGCTCGACGCGCTGCTCGACGTGGCCGACGCCGCCGACGCCTGGCAGGCCCTGGCCGCCAAGCAGAACGACGCCGACCTGCTGCTGGCGAAGGCCGCCCGGACCATGGCCAGCGGCTGTCCGCTGACTGCCCGGCTGGTCTGGGAACAGATCCGTCGCGCCCGCCATTCGTCGCTCGCCGAGGTGTTCCGCATGGAATACGCGATGAGCCTGAACTGCTGCCGCCATCCGGAGTTCGCCGAAGGCGTGCGCGCGCGCCTGATCGACAAGGACAACGCGCCGCACTGGCACTGGCCGGATATCGCTGCCATACCTGAGGCAGTGGTGGACGCGCATTTCGAGGCGACCTGGGAGGGCGCGCACCCGCTGGCGGATCTCTGATCCCCCCGCCCTTCCCGATCGGCTATCTGCTGGGTCCCCGCCCTCGCGGGGAAGACGGGTATGGGCACCACGCCCGTCCCCGTCACTCCCGCGAACGCGGGAGCCCAGTAGGCGGCATCGACGCGTTCGCCCTGGCAACCAGAGGAGAACGCGGATGAAACAGATAGCCTTCATCGGCCTCGGCCACATGGGCGCGCCCATGGCCGCCAACCTGCTCAAGGCCGGTTACCTGCTGCGGGTCTTCGACCTGGTGCAGAGCGCCATGGACGGCCTGGTGCCACTTGGCGCCAACGCCACGCGCAGCGCCCACGACGCGGTGGACGGCGCCGACGTGGTGATCACCATGCTGCCGGCCAGCCACCATGTCGAAGGGCTCTACCTCGGCGAAGAAGGCCTGCTCCGGCACATCACCCCCGGCACCCTGGTCCTCGAATGCTCGACCATCGCCCCGGCCTCGGCGCGCAAGGTGCACAAGGCCGCTGCCGAACTGCGCATCCCGATGCTCGACGCGCCGGTGTCCGGCGGCGTCGGTGGTGCCATCGCCGGCACCCTGACCTTCATGGTCGGCGGCGATGCCGACGTGCTCGAACAAGCGAAACCGGTGTTCTCCGCCATGGGCCGCAACATCTTCCATGCCGGTTCCGACGGCGCCGGCCAGGTCGCCAAGGTGTGCAACAACCAACTGCTCGCCGTGCTGATGATCGGCACCGCCGAATCTCTCGCGCTGGGTGTCGCCAACGGTCTCGATCCGCGCGTGCTGTCCGAGATCATGCGCCGCAGCTCCGGCGGCAACTGGGCCCTGGAGGTCTACAACCCCTGGCCGGGAGTGATGGAGAATGCCCCGGCCACGCGCGGCTACGAAGGCGGTTTCCTCACCGCGCTTATGGTCAAGGACCTGGGCCTGGCCCAGGAAGCCGCGCTGGTCAGCGGCAACAGCACGCCCATGGGCAGCCTGGCCACCAGCCTGTATCGCCTGCTGCTGCGCCAGGGCTTCGGCGACAAGGACTTCTCGGTGGTGCAGAAGCTCTTCGATCACTGAACACAGACACATCGGAGAGCATGGAGATGCCCGGCTTCCTGCACCGTTTCCGCTTTCGCCTGCTGTTCTTCAGCAGCGTCTTCATGTTGCTGGTGCTCGGCTTCCCGCAACCGCCGCTGGCGCTGGACCAGATCGCGCTGCTGACGCTGGTGCTAAGCGGTATCAACAGCCTGCCGCAACGTCGCGGCTGGATTATCCTGGCGGCGCTGTTCGGTAGCGCGTGCGTCGTTTTCTCGCTGCTCGCCGAGCTCAATGGGCATTCACCGTACTTCGACCGCACGCCGCCGTTGCTGGCCTTCTATGCCGTCCTGCTCGTCACGCTGTTCCGCCGTGTAGCCCGCGAACGCCCGGTGACCGGCGAACTGCTCTACGGATTGAGCGCACTCTACCTGCAGCTGGCCCTGGCCTATGCCCTGCTCTACGCCTTGATCCAGCGCTACCTGCCCGGCGGATTCGGCCCACCGGGCAGCGAACTGCACCTGGACAGCTTCGTTTATTTCAGCCTGATCACCCTCACCACCGTCGGCTACGGCGACATCCAGCCGCTGCTGCCGATCACCCGCCTACTGGCGACCAGCGAAGCCGTCCTGGGTGTGCTGTTCATCTCCGTGGCGGTGGCTCGGGGCCTGTCGCTGATCAATGAGCCAACCGATTGATTGTGAAGCCCAGCTAATGAGTGCATGGCTGTTCCAGTGGTTTTTCCACGCCCCGCACCAGCCGATCATGGGCGCCTTTCCCGCCGCAATCGCGGCCCAGACAAAGGAGATGCCCCATGAAAATCGCCCTGATCGGCGCCACCGGCCACGTCGGCCATTATTTCCTGGAAGAAGCCCTGCGCCGTGGTCATGCGGTGACCGCACTGGTGCGCGACCCGGCGAAGCTGGCCGGCCGCGATGGCGTCAGCGCAGTCCAGGCGGATGTCTACGACGCCGCACAGGTGGCCAAGGCGGTGGCCGGACATGACGTGGTGATCAGCGCCTTCAACGCCGGCTGGGGCAACC is a genomic window of Pseudomonas knackmussii B13 containing:
- a CDS encoding AraC family transcriptional regulator → MSGSPLLSTWPLPQQGVRFITPPRLRRALARHPLGQACYPLALGYYPAASGHLMQRQVPDDHLLIYCSAGEGWLEIGDGRFDVMAGDLLVLPKGQAHAYGASAERPWSIFWVHLEGGLAEEFLRPLGKSPRLRIGVQPRLRGEFDALLALRRQGLSLPHFIHAAHLLQSLLTSLALRPVRARLKSGGVLDIEAVQALMREHLDSTLNLDELAAQFHLSRFHFAKTYRALTGQAPIQDFIRLKMTHACRLLDQGHLEVRQVAEQLGYADAYYFSRLFKRVVGMAPSHYRALHQG
- a CDS encoding isobutyryl-CoA dehydrogenase — translated: MDFDLSEEQRLLVESARAFASRELAPHAADWDREHHFPVEVIRRAAEQGYLGLYIAEDDGGLGLSRLSASLIFEQLAAGCVATTAYMTIHNMATWMLASFGDAALKEQWLPGLIGGELLASYCLTEPDAGSDAAHLRTRARRDGEEYVLDGAKTFISGAGSTDVLIVMARTGEDGAKGISCFLVPANAEGVRYGRNEDKMGWKAQPTRTITFEGVRIPAGNRIGPEGHGFVYAMKGLDGGRLNIASCSLGAAQAALEQSLRYVEERKQFGKALAEFQALQFKLADMLTDLTASRQMVRLAAHKLDHKDGEATLFCAMAKRFATDRCFALCNEALQLHGGYGYLNDYPLERWVRDSRVHQILEGTNEIMRVIVARRLLDQGGMLDRLL
- a CDS encoding enoyl-CoA hydratase, which encodes MSTAVEPYKPGLFDLTHKLTVEKHGHTALITINHPPANTWDRDSLIGLRQLVEHLNRDDDIYALVITGQGPKFFSAGADLNMFADGDKARAREMARRFGEAFEALRDFRGVSIAAINGYAMGGGLECALACDIRIAERHAQMALPEAAVGLLPCAGGTQALAWLVGEGWAKRMILCGERIDADTAQRIGLVEQVVDSGEARGTALLLASKVARQSPVAVRTIKPLIQGARERGPNTWLSEERERFVDLFDADDTREGVNAFLEKREPNWRNK
- a CDS encoding enoyl-CoA hydratase/isomerase family protein, coding for MNVLFEERSGLHGYRIGIATLDAEKSLNALSLPMIEALAQRLKLWREDPHIACVLLRGAGAKAFCAGGDVRKLVDACREHPGEVPELARRFFADEYRLDHLIHTFGKPLICWAHGYVMGGGMGLMQGAGMRIVTPSSRLAMPEISIGLYPDVGASWFLARLPGRLGLFLGLGATQLNARDALDLDLADRFLLDNQQDALLAGLVQLNWREQPEVQLHSLLRALEHEARGELPEAQLLPRRERLDALLDVADAADAWQALAAKQNDADLLLAKAARTMASGCPLTARLVWEQIRRARHSSLAEVFRMEYAMSLNCCRHPEFAEGVRARLIDKDNAPHWHWPDIAAIPEAVVDAHFEATWEGAHPLADL
- the mmsB gene encoding 3-hydroxyisobutyrate dehydrogenase, with translation MKQIAFIGLGHMGAPMAANLLKAGYLLRVFDLVQSAMDGLVPLGANATRSAHDAVDGADVVITMLPASHHVEGLYLGEEGLLRHITPGTLVLECSTIAPASARKVHKAAAELRIPMLDAPVSGGVGGAIAGTLTFMVGGDADVLEQAKPVFSAMGRNIFHAGSDGAGQVAKVCNNQLLAVLMIGTAESLALGVANGLDPRVLSEIMRRSSGGNWALEVYNPWPGVMENAPATRGYEGGFLTALMVKDLGLAQEAALVSGNSTPMGSLATSLYRLLLRQGFGDKDFSVVQKLFDH
- a CDS encoding potassium channel family protein, which codes for MPGFLHRFRFRLLFFSSVFMLLVLGFPQPPLALDQIALLTLVLSGINSLPQRRGWIILAALFGSACVVFSLLAELNGHSPYFDRTPPLLAFYAVLLVTLFRRVARERPVTGELLYGLSALYLQLALAYALLYALIQRYLPGGFGPPGSELHLDSFVYFSLITLTTVGYGDIQPLLPITRLLATSEAVLGVLFISVAVARGLSLINEPTD